Genomic DNA from Nicotiana tabacum cultivar K326 chromosome 21, ASM71507v2, whole genome shotgun sequence:
AGAATATCTTGGTAAGAGTGCCTCTTCTAGTTTGCTCCATCAGATGGCACATCAATTGTCCCACACTTACATGTCGCCCTATTGTTAAAAAATATACAAGACATACCTTGTCTCTGACAATATTAGTATCATGATCGCACGGAAGTAGTCTCATGTTCACTGAGCGCAACCACACTTTAGCAATTTTTGTAAACTTTAATTTTGGTAAAGATGTGTAGGTATTGTATCTCTTATCCTGATTCCACACAACATCTTCCTAATATCATTGTAAGTAGGTCGGGCAACAAAGTCACGCAATGGCCACGGTGGAACATCAGGGGCATCCAAAAATCTGCATAATGCGCTTGCCAAAATATCAATAAGCCTCCCACGAATAGGCACCAATTGCTCCTTATCCTGGAGGTTCCAGCCAGCATAAAACTCCCGAATTTAGCTAAAGATTACATCTCACGGATTTTTAAAGATAAAACTCAATCCTTGATCATgtattgtattccaaatttgaGGGTACCATAACTTTAACAAGTGCTCATCGACTGCCAAATCAGGGTGATATGTGTTTGGATGACATTTCCTGTACCATGCTCTCCCAGATGGGGGCACACTCTCGATACCATATTATCGAGTTGCCTTCTCTTGCAGTTACTCCTTGGAAGAAGCAAAAGTCACGTGCTTCCCTTTACCACTGTACGTAGCCTCAACTCTATTCCTTTTCTTTGGTGGTAGGCGTAACGGAGTAGCCTTTGCCTTAGCCGGTGCCTTGGCCTTATCTAGGGCCTTAGCACTAGGCATTGGACGAACCATATTGTACGTACCTATCAAACATACCATTTGTCAATTCAACGAACCAAGTGATATAAGAACAATAAGATCGGAGGACCCCACACTTAAAGCTCCAATATATGCTAATCGACCGATCATAGGCTACTCAAGCATCGTTTTTTTCTCGTAAGTGCATTAGCATCTAAAATTTGATATTACACGTAGCACGTATGTCATTACAAGTACGCTTTTATCAATCTAACCTGACTCTTTTGAATAACCCCACACTTAGTTTTTCATGACAATTATACTTACCTAACACAAGTCATCAATCCAGAAGACTCGGGATCCAATTGGGACTAAAATTGCCAATGAGGcaatttatcaaacacctagtatgcaTTATTTGTGCGTGAGTTTCTTTGTGGGTGAAGGATTACTTCACCCTCCCAAATCGACTTGGTAATAAAGTGTGAAACACTGTTACAACAATCACAAGATATCCTCTGCGTTATAAGGGGTTGGAAGCAATTTCATTACAATTTCACCATTGTTGCATCTTGCAAGACATACGAACTATCAACCATGATTTACCTTGGCTAACGAGAGAATAGAGGTGAAAGAGAGGATCATCATACATGTTGTCGAGAGAGAACCAGGGCAGTAAGAGGGAGCGGGGGGATGGAGGCAGTGCGCATGTGGTTGTGTTGGGGAAGGGAGCAGTGGGTTGGTCATTTGTGTTGAGGGGAAAATTTAGCATGTGTTTGTGATATGGGCAGATGGGTTTTGTTTGTAAGATTGGGGTTTATGTGGGGCATAAGGATTTTTTAATTGGAGATGGGGCAGATCAATTTTTTTATTAAGGGGTTGGGGTGAATGcgaaaggaaaaataataaagggACTTACCTGGCCTTAGCGCGTTGGACGATGCAAAGCCATGTGAGGGGCGTCATTTGAAGGTCGCGAGGTACAAGATAGCACGCCAAATTTGGCGACGTAGGCATTGCAATGCGAAGGCCACCGTACCAAGTTTGGCGTGGTAGACATAGCGAGGCAGGCTATGGGGCGCAGAATTTCGGGCATGAGGCAAAGCTATAGGCGATGTGTTTCCAGTGCTAGGCTTCATGCGGCTTGCCCACAAGGTTTTTTTATGCCCAATCTATAATGATTTTCATACTCTCACCTCTTGTTATGACTTAATCACATCTTTTCTCCAAGTAGCTCCAACACCTAGCAAAACATGTAAAATTCACATAAAACTACTTTGTTACCCCGCctctttataaaataaaataaaaaacaaattatATCTACTCTACGAATTAGGTTACCTCCCAATAAGCGCCTTAGTTAACGTCACGTCATGACGAGTACAACACAACcatgggttacctcccaagaagcgtctgatttGATGTCGCGGAATGACGGAGTTCATCACGATCATGGTTCACTCAACACTTGGGGTTCATTCAAATACATCACCGATAtaactttttcttcatttcccaTGCCAAGGTATTGCttcaacctttgcccattgaCTGTGAACTTGTGAGCTCCATCTTCCGACTCAATTGCAACTGCTCCCATAGGATGTATCTCTAGCACATGAAATGGTCTTGACCATCTTGACTTCAACTTACCTAGAAACAATTTTAGTCTTGAATTGTATAACATTACCAAGTCTCCAGGCTTAAAAGCTCGCTCCACAATATTTTTGTCATGGATCAtcttcttcatttccttgtaCAACCTGGTGCTCTCAAACGTATGATAATGATACTCATCAAGTTCATGCAGCTCTGTAACTCTACTCGTACCAGTGGATTCAATGTCAATATTTAATTTCATTAACGCCTATAAAGCTCTATGCTCTAACTCCACTGGTAAGTGACACGCCTTTACAAATACCAATTTATATGGTGaaataccaatcggagttttgaacATAGTGCAGTAAGCCTATAATGCATTATCCAATTTTCTCGCCCAATCAGTACGAGTAGCATTTACTGTCTTGGTcaaaatactcttgatttccctgtttgacaCCTCCATTTTCCCACTTGTTTGTGGGTGATACGGAGTGGCAACCTTGTGGCGAACACCTTATTTCTCTAATAACTTTGCTAAGGATCGGTTGCAGAAGTGGGTGCCTCCATCACTGGTTATcgcccttggagtgccaaattGGATAAAGATAATCTTTCTCAAAAAACATTAACTCCCTTTGCATCATTCGTTGGGAGTGCCATAACTTCCACCCATTTCGAGACATAGTCCACAGTTACCAGTATGTACTTAATGCCATATGAGCTGACAATTGGTCCCATAAAGTGGATTTCCCATACATCGAATACTTTCACCTCCTAAATTGTATAcatgggcatctcatgtcgaTGGAAAATATTCCTAGTCCATTGGGACTCATCACAGCCTTCACCCAAAAGTGCGCATCTTTGAACAACATGGGCCAGTAAAAGCTCGAATCCAACACTTTAGAAGTtgtccttactcctccaaaatggCCACCATATGGTTAAGCATGTCATGCATGCAAAATAGTAGAATGTCTATCTCAGGGATAAATCTTCCGATCatgttattaataaaaaaattgaacaaataaggctcatctgagaaatatatgcgacaatcacgaaagaaacttttcttctgcacaaataacaaGTCATAAGAACATTACCACTCACTAGGTCGTTTGCAATATCTGCATACCATAGTGCTACCTCGAGGCTTGTTTCTAATAGTTGTTCATCTGGGAAAGTCTCCAATATCTTTTCCTCTTCTACTCTCTTTTCTGCTCCTTCTAGCCTGGACAAGTGTAGCTACTTGATTCCCCATTCCCTTTCGGTCACATATTTCTAGGTCAAATCCTTGAAATAGTAGCACCTATTGAATCAAGCATGGCTTGGACTCCTTCTtttcaatcaagtatatgagaGTAACACGATCTGTATAAATAATTACCTTTAAGCATATCAGGTATGACCTGAACTTGTCGAATGCAAACACTACTGCTAGCATCTCCTTCTCGGTCATGGTGTAGTTGAGTTAGGCACCACTCAAGGTTTTAATTGGATAGTATATTGAATGCACGACTTTATCTTTTTGCTTCCGAAGAACTGCTCCCACAATATAGTCTCTCTTGAATCACACATCAACTCGAATGGTTTCTCCTAGTCAGATGCAACTATGATGGGTGTAATCACCAACCTCTTCTTCAACTCCTCGAAAGTTACTGCAGTCATCAGAAATCACAAAGGAGTGATCTTTTTCAAGAAATTTTAAAaaagggttagcaattttggaaaaatcctttataAATTACCTGTAGAATCCAGCATGACCAAGGAAAGTTCTTATTGTTTTGATAGAAGTGGGCAGTGGCAATTTCTCTATCACATCTACTTTAGCATGGTCGACTTTTTTACCCTTCTGTGACACTAGGTGTTCCAATACTATACATTTATGTActatgaaatggcacttttccaaGTTTAGCACCAGATTAGTCTCAATAGACCTCTTCAACACTCTTCTAAGATTTATAAGGCAATCATTGAACgagttccccaccactgagatatcatccatgaaaacctctatTATATCCTCTACCATATAAGTGAAGATGGCTATCATGCATCTTTGGAATGTAgcaggtgcattgcataggctaAACAACATTCTCCAAAAAGTATAAATGCCATATGGATAGGTGAACAATATTTTCTCTCTATCCTCAGGGGCAGTAGAGATATGGTTGTACCTtgagtacccatccaagaagcaaaAGTGGGACCTCCCTACCAATCTATCTAATATTTGATAAATGAACAGCAtgggaaaatggtcttttcgggtggccttGTTCAATATCCTATAGTCCATACATATTCGACATCCCATGATTGTTCTTTTTGAGATCAACTTGTTGTTCTCATTTTATACCATAGTCATTCCACATTTCTTTGGAACACATTGAACTCGGCTAACCCAGTTGCTGTCTGAGATGGGAaaaatgattcccgcatctaaccacttgatcatcTCTTTATTCACTATATCTTTCATATTTAGGTctagccttctttgatgttctctggaaggcTTGTGCCCAAAAGTTGTTCTACCTACACATCTAACAAACCATATGAGATAATAATATGTAAATTCGAGTTAGGTCCCAAGAAGGCATACCTGAGGTGAGATGGGAGCGGTTTTAGCTCCAACAGTGGTGAATTTTCAATTGATTGGTTAGACGGAggggtctttctttcttttaagtGTAAAGGCTCGAATTTGAACTCTCTTTTCCGGTACAATTGGCCTTTAGGAGCCAAAACCCACTCCACTAAGTCCTCACCGTCTACCTCTTCTAAGTTCATGATACAGGCTGTTAGAGGGTCTTTTGCGGGAAGCGTCTCATCTTCCTTCTCCATGATCACATCTACTGCTTCAATTATAGAGCTATTAACAAACTCACTGGGTTGCCTCATGGATCTTTGCAAATTAAATgtatttctttattatattatttagtCTCATTTTTAGCTCCCTAGTTTCACAGTTAATCAGAGATCTCCCCATGGCCAAGAGTGGCCTACCCTAAATTATGAGAATCTCCTCATCAACCTGGCAGTCAAATGACAAAATCTGCTGGGAACACAAACCTCCCAACCTACACAAGTACATCGTCAAGTATACCTGATGTCTTCTTTATCATTCGGTCAGCTAGTTGTAGTAACATATATGTGCACCTTGATCTTCCAATGCCTAACTTGTTATAGATAGACAAGGTCATCAAATTTATACTCTCCCCCAAATCACACAACACTCTGGCGAATGCATATCTGCCTatagtgcatggaattgtgaAACTCAAAGGTTCGGATAGCTTCTCAGCTACAGGTCTTGTAACAACAACACTACAAATCTGAGTCAATGTCATAGTGGCCAGGTCTTGAAAGTCAAACTTGTGatacatcaagtccttcatcatttttgcgtaACCTGGAATCTCTCAGAAGGCATCTATCAGTGGAATGTTCACCTGAATCTGCTTTAACATCTCCATGAACTTTTTGTACTGATCAACTTTATGATATTTAGCCAACCTTTGCGGGAAGGGTGCTGGAGGTTACTTCTTTCTTGTGACTTGAGTCTATTCCTACTCAAGCATTTTTTTCGATACTTTCTCTTGCACTTGCTTTGTTTCTTTTGCAACTTCCTTGTCCTTGCTTGTTTCCTCTTGTGCATGTTGTATTGTTACCTCGTTAAATTAGTTGACTTATCTACCTCAAATGGTACTGGCATAAGTGTTGCAGTTGGTCGGCTATCTCGAGCAATTTCTTGCTCTAGATCTAGATCTCTACCATTTCTGATACTTACAGTCATCAACTATTTTGGTCCTAGATCCTTTGGATTGATGTTTGTGTCTGCAGGCAATATTACTTGAGGACAATTATTTAGAGCCATATAGATCTGCCCCAGTTAAATTTCAATACCCTTGATAGTTGAGTCATGCGCCACTACCTTTTCTTGCATCTGGTGGACCTTTTCTTCTATCTTCCTAttagacccaatgatttgttgcATCATTCCTTTAATTTCGGACAACCCATCATCTTTTTTCACtatctgttgttgttgaggttatTG
This window encodes:
- the LOC107788026 gene encoding uncharacterized protein LOC107788026, whose product is MKLNIDIESTGTSRVTELHELDEYHYHTFESTRLYKEMKKMIHDKNIVERAFKPGDLVMLYNSRLKLFLGKLKSRWSRPFHVLEIHPMGAVAIESEDGAHKFTVNGQRLKQYLGMGNEEKVISEDVVWNQDKRYNTYTSLPKLKFTKIAKVWLRSVNMRLLPCDHDTNIVRDKEKVDEEPSFNMIIPSAPRETDITCIRGPDEEDGTILIKVEHQARDDSVMAHLYGMIDSQQRIGGRPTTPEETTQLTERFSLNTHANIGNVD